GGTTGATGAGCTGAAACCATGGTTAGGCTTTGGTGAACAGAATCAACCTGGTCATCTTGATGTAAATGCTGACCAGAAAGATCTATTACTCCAATTTGCTGCTGGCTTTGTTCTGATAAACCATGGAGTGCATGTACTGCAGATGACGCTGATTGAATCACTAAAGTTTGTGGATGTGTGTGATCCAGACCATCTACTCCATGCCCCAGATTCTCTAACATTACTTGTACCATAGGAACCATAGGAAGTTGTGTGATGTGCTCTTCTGACACCAGTCCCTTCACGCTTCATATGAGAAGTTTCATGTAAATGCACTTCCACTTCCACTTGTTCTTGTTCTTGCATATCAATGGTATTTTCTATCTCTGTTTCTTCCTgctgttcttcttcttcttcttgcttTAATTGTGCATTTCTAATTGCTCGAGTTCTAGAGCGAGACACTCTGTCAGTTGGAGCAGCTGGCCTTTTGTTCTTCCGCTTTTTAGGCTTTTTCCAGGGAGGTTCTTCTCCATCTATTCTTGGGTATTTTCGAGGCCTTCCTTTGGGCCGCTTGGGTCTTGGTCCTTTACAGCGTACCTGATGTTTATTTAAAAATGTAGGTGTACGAAAACATCTTTCACATTGCTCACATTTGAATGGTTTAGATCCCAAATGATGAACTTTACGATGTGCCTTAAGGTCACGAGCAGATACAAATGCTGTATTACATTCACGACAATTAAAGGGTTTCTCTCCTGTGTGATGTCGGATGTGAACTCTGAGCTCAACACTCTGTCCAAATGAATCTCCACAAAATTGGCACACATATGGTTTTTCTCCAGTGTGGCGTCGCACATGATTTCTTAAATGTGATGAAGTGAAAAATGCTTCTCCACAGATACCACAGATGTATGGTCTTTCTCCTGTGTGAGTGCGTTTATGACCTACCAGATGAGAAGATCTAGAAAATGTCTGGCCACATTCTGAGCACTGATAAGGCCGTTCACCTGTATGTACACGCTTATGCGCCTTTAAATTCGAACTTTGAATGAATGATTTTCCACATTCTACACACACATAGGGTCTAACACCAGAATGGATGCGCATATGACTTCGAAGATTAGAACTGTTGGTAAATGAAGACCCACACTGTTCACAATGAAAATTTCGCTCTTGATTTTCAGGATGAGGTTTTTTGGATTTTTTGGACTTTGCTGGAATCATAGTGACAGTCAGAGCTAATGGATCTTGTGGTAGAGGAGTCTGAACTGGAGTGGGAGCAGGTGTGGGAGTCTGCGATGGTGCAGCAACCATCTGAACTGTAGGCACAGCCACCTGTACTTGAACTGGATGGTTGACAATTAAGTCATTGTAACTACTATAGTTATACCAAACAGTTGGCTGAACTGTTGCCTGAGATATAGATTGCCCGCTAAGTTGATCCATGGCTACTTTCCTCTTGTAACTTGATGGGGGATTTTAAAGTTGATTTTGATTATATCTTCTGACTACCACATATCTAGAAAAAAGATAAATAAATGTCAGGCATATACAAAAACAAGTTTATTCAAATAGGTTTATAAAGGAATGGCAAAGTAATATAGTGCATAATGTAAGTAGTAACCCAGAAACCCTTAGATGCTTCAGAACTGAAAGTGAGGGGAAAAAGACCAGAGGGAGGGGATACCATTCCTGATGGGAAAGAAAGAGAAGGTGCAGACATAACCACAGTTCAATTAACCAACACTTCCAAATCCGAGTTCCTAAACACCAACTGGGGCAGCTGCGGAGCATCCAACCGAACATACAACCTAGATAGCAGCAATACAGAAAACGTCAAGTGCAAAGCGGTCACTGCATGAAAACCCTGAACATTACCAGGAGGGTTTGTAAGGAGAGTAACGTACGGTGAACAAGTGAGAGTGGGGTTCGGAAGGGAAATTCATTGGGCCACCGAACCCGCAGGGGCTTTCCACGGTCTGCAGGAAATGGTCCTGCAGAAAATAGTTGTGCAAGGTAACTGAAAACATATTTCCTGAAAAAGTCTGCAGAGCAGCTATAGCCTCTCAACAAGTCAAtatccaatatatatctaatagccTCAACGATATCAAAGAAAAAATCTGACCTTGAAGGTCAGATTTGCTGTTCACTATTGATGTTCACAAATAGTGACACTATTTGTGTCACTAGCTGCTGTTCTACAGCAGCTAGTGACACTGATGATGACCCATGTGTGTCTGTAACCCATCCATCATCTCTCACATCAAGTGCAGCCAGTAACACTAAAAATGACCAGCCAACCTCACCTCATCGCCACCTGCTGCTCGTGCATCATTACCTACCGTCGCCTCCTCCAGCAACTAGATCTCTTCACTCTTCAAAAAGAGTCAACTTTGACAAGTAGGACAACTCTGTTCTGCATTCCaaacaagcactttacaaacacatttCTAGAATGTAACACATTTGTATTAAGGGGACAACCTGTACTAAGGCTGAAGTTTTCTGTTATGCTGATAATTTAGTTCAACTCATACCAACCAAAGATGCAACGGAAAACTTGATAGAAATACAGTATGTGAAAGATATAGTGCAGGACATAAATTCAACTGTGCAAAATGTGCTGCAGTTGTAACCCACAGGACTTGTTTTATCAAGATCCcaattttttttgtatatacGGTGAAACCTCGACTTACGAATGTCCCTACTTACAAATTTTTCAGGTTTCTGTTACGAACCTGTTACAATATCTCAAATATATGAATAACCAATTCGTAAcatatacaatggggcctcgacttccgatgctaatccgttcccagagacggatcggaagtcgaagcgaattttcccataagaaataaagggatttgaattaatcctttccccaccctccaaaatattaacataaaaatacattttatactgaatacaatgttttttctaactacaatacagtatctaagttactcttacctttatggagggctcttgatggcatatggaagatggtgatgggggaggaggagagttgttactgtttggaaggggagtccccttccattatcacatcaggcagtgatgttttctctggggtactctctctcctacgttttgcctgaataccactagcacctggttgtggttcagtgcttgtttgtctcactacaaatttgtcaagagacatttgtttttccattCGTTTTAACATTTATCTGTAATGATGcgtcactttagcacccataatgtccaTTATCTTAgctagtatggtggatatcgttgactgagatttgttatactgcctagccagttcacctacctgcacaccatcttcatatttacgaatgatctcttgtttttgctctatggtcattcttacatgggatctcatatgttgagcttTACCACTGActgtcctgggactcatggcgtattatataataattactttaatgttcaaaatgcaaaaaatcaccacaaaagcgtaatttcttataggcgcgatcgtcactaagcgggcagctgtagtaaactgaggcaggtcggaccgcgtgaccgggaaccacacgCTCTGCTGAcctgaacgtgtaccaacaaatatcggatgtcgacgacaccatcggatgtcgagtcgcatttttctattaaatttatatcgtaactcaaaattatcgtaagtaggggcaatcgtatgttgaggtgccactgtattagaTTAAGTACAGTAGTAGTGCTAGTATATTAATCATTAAGATGGAATAAAGATGATAGAGTGCTTTGGATTATCTACTGTTTAGTTTAAGAATGAGAGTATTATTATTGTGTCTTGGATGATTAGCTTGTATTCATGTTGTAGGATATATATGTGAGGGAGCGCAAGAGAGCAAGCCAGTAGTAGTCAAGTGGTACGTTGGGAGGTCTCGCTAGGCTTGACCGGATGTCAGGGATTAAGGAATTGCCAACATTGTCGTATGAGTGAGGTGATTGAGTATGTTGCTGGCTGTTCCTTGACTCCGAGCTGTGTTTGTGAGCCGTGGAGTCGTCGGTATGTCAGGAGTCGTCATCCACACAAATCATGTGTGGACGATTTGACGACTTGCCAAATATGTTTTTGCTTTCTATATATTGTTTGATTATAGTGATTTACCAGTTACTGAGGGGAAGAGAGTGAGTcaccttccacacatgttgtacaCGCGGTCTGCAGTCACGTTTATGCATGTCAGTTACTGTACTTCTTGTATATGTCAGTATTTCAGTTATAGGCTTACATTATGAAAGCTGTGTTATCTATATGTTTCACCTGTGAGGGTATATTAAGTTAGTAGTCTTGTATAACAGTCATGCTACACTCAGTCCTGTGTCCATGTGGCAGCAGTCAGAGCCAGAACAGGCCTGCCACCCCAGCCTGTGTGGAGGCCTAGTGTTAAATACTATGTAATGAGTTAATACTGTTTCATTTACTTAGATATTGGCCCAGTAATAATCAGCTGATTTTGCTTTACCGTTTCTAAGTAAATGAAGGTTAGCTTTGCAGAGATAGCTTAGTAAGGAAATTATAAGGCCTAGGGCACTCGAACACATTTGTCCGAATGCAGGCTGCACGCAGGCAGTCGCACGGGTTTTTTAGTCAGTTGCATCCTAGGAGCTGGTGGTGAGGGATGGACTGGTGATCTCTAAATAGCCTTGGCCTCTTTAAGTTAAGTGTTTGTCTGTTTAAGTTAGGATATAGGACTTGTTGATGTGTAAAATACTAGTGCAGGTTTGTGCTATTTATGTAGAGTTCCCGGTTGAGTGGGACATTCTTATTGTGTTTATCAGATAGATAGCCTATTGCCCGAGACTGTTTCCATTCCTGAGCTGGTCACGTAGTGTTCTCTAGTGATGTTCATTAAGTGTTGATTGTAAGTGagcttattttatttatatatatgtggagtCTTGGTGTTTATTCTGGACAGTGTGGAGTCAGTGTTTTAATAGTACCCCATTTTCCGTGCCAAAGTACAGAGTTGGGGGATTTCTATTGGATGACTAATTACTCTCGAGCCTTAATCGCATCGCACTTCATAACAGTTATGGTCCAAATTTCGTtgtaaaatttgaatcgggttacgacTTTGTTGATACTGTACATGTAAGTGTCAACTGAGTGTGTGTTTTCTGGTGGCATGGGCAACTCTGCTTCAGTTTACCAGACCGCCCACTTAGGGACAatcgcgcttgaattctttgtatagaatttcattgtttttgtgcttaTTGTTTTTTGAACATACAAGTAATTGTTATATATCACGTCATGGGTCTCACGAAAGTCAGTAGtagggttcaacctaagaaaacacatgtgaggatgaccatagagaaaaaacaagagatcattcgtaaacacgAAGATGGTGTGTGGGTTGTTGATATAGGTTCTTAGTGAGAAAACAAGCAATGAGATGCAATCAGATccaagtggtatgcaggcaaaatgtaggagagagagagtaccccagagaagtcatcactgcctgatgttataatggaaggggattccccttccaaacggtaacacctctcctccccccccctctcctcattGTCTTCCATACCCAAACAAGAGTCATTAATAAAGGTAacctataacttgtacatacgatagtacaaaatgtgtgtgtgtattatgtatgaaatgcattttgaagttaatatttttgggagtatggaacggattaattcaatttacattaattcttatgggaaaattcgttttagGTTACATCCCATCTCtgagaacggattaaattcataaaccaaggtaccactgtatatatatatatatatatatatatatacacagtggtacctcgcataacgattgccccaaaagacgaatattttgggtaacgaacggcccgatcggcgtcaaatcgtcctgtatgacgaacgctggtttgagtaacgtcaacaccacatggtggggtcgcgctgcttcttgcacattcttagacgcctccgacaatgcacataaattatgttgttcttgtttacagatgctaatgatgctgggatataaaagggtgactgctgagatgttgcaaagcattgacgtttttgtaggaaaaaagaaatgaaatgtctgatatacaacaaatgtcaaaaaggttcgttcggtgttctgcaggtaggctgctccattataacaatctttctttgtttcaaatgtgttccatttgttttttatttgtcatttacgtctcaataatggagaagcctaccttacatacactgaataaaccattatgacattttcctttcttcaaatgtgttcaatatttatttttcatttgtcttatagcaaaaggttcgttcggtggtcggcaggtaggctgctccatgtttcttacatacaagaaacgtaaataataaaaaaaaatgaagaattttgaaaaccagtacaaatgtcaaaaaggttcattcggtggtctacaggtcggctgctccgtgtttcttaaaaaaaaaaaaaaaaaaaaaaaaaaaagaactattgaaacaatttgaaaaatggacaaatgtcataaaggttcgttcagtgtttgtcgggtaggctgctccattattgagacgtaagtgacaaatacaaaacaaatggaacacatttgaaacaaagaaagattgtcataatggatcagcctacccaacaaacactgaacgaacct
Above is a genomic segment from Procambarus clarkii isolate CNS0578487 chromosome 86, FALCON_Pclarkii_2.0, whole genome shotgun sequence containing:
- the LOC123768958 gene encoding LOW QUALITY PROTEIN: uncharacterized protein (The sequence of the model RefSeq protein was modified relative to this genomic sequence to represent the inferred CDS: deleted 1 base in 1 codon) — translated: MDQLSGQSISQATVQPTVWYNYSSYNDLIVNHPVQVQVAVPTVQMVAAPSQTPTPAPTPVQTPLPQDPLALTVTMIPAKSKKSKKPHPENQERNFHCEQCGSSFTNSSNLRSHMRIHSGVRPYVCVECGKSFIQSSNLKAHKRVHTGERPYQCSECGQTFSRSSHLVGHKRTHTGERPYICGICGEAFFTSSHLRNHVRRHTGEKPYVCQFCGDSFGQSVELRVHIRHHTGEKPFNCRECNTAFVSARDLKAHRKVHHLGSKPFKCEQCERCFRTPTFLNKHQVRCKGPRPKRPKGRPRKYPRIDGEEPPWKKPKKRKNKRPAAPTDRVSRSRTRAIRNAQLKQEEEEEQQEETEIENTIDMQEQEQVEVEVHLHETSHMKREGLVSEEHITQLPMVPMVQVMLENLGHGVDGLDHTHPQTLVIQSASSAVHALHGLSEQSQQQIGVIDLSGQHLHQDDQVDSVHQSLTMVSAHQPLSTITGGHQQLPVITAHEAVTAHQQLATVTAHQQMPTVTAHQQVQALTAHKQLAAVTTHKQVLGGHLLPAVTAHQQTVNAHQQLTITAHQQTVNAHHQLPVVSAHQQVIGNHQQLPVVTAHQQAVSAHQQIVVSAHQPVPVVAAHQQGLVVSAHHQVPAVSAPKQSVDGTSDSSQVMYGSGQPFVVDLSSPALTTQVPIINQAVTTTHYTRP